The following proteins are encoded in a genomic region of Fusarium keratoplasticum isolate Fu6.1 chromosome 9, whole genome shotgun sequence:
- a CDS encoding Proteasome subunit beta, with protein sequence MEVLLGITGKDFTIIAASKAAMRGATILKASDDKTRALNKHTLLAFSGEAGDTVQFAEYIQRNAQLYSMRNESDLSPSGLAHFVRGELATSLRSRKPYNVNLLMGGVDPITGKPSLYWLDYLASLAEVPYAAHGYAQYYCLSILDKHHHPDITLGQGIKILTMCTDELKRRLPIDFKGMVVKAVKADGIVDIEFDDDKVVKSA encoded by the exons AT GGAGGTACTGTTGGGAATCACTGGCAAGGacttcaccatcatcgcAGCATCCAAGGCTGCGATGCGAGGCGccaccatcctcaaggcATCCGACGACAAGACCAGAGCCCTCAACAAGCATACCCTCCTGGCATTCTCTGGAGAGGCCGGTGACACAG TCCAATTCGCCGAATACATCCAACGAAATGCCCAGCTCTACTCTATGCGCAACGAGTCCGACCTATCCCCCTCCGGCCTGGCGCACTTTGTTCGTGGAGAGCTCGCCACGAGTCTGCGATCCCGCAAGCCCTACAacgtcaacctcctcatgGGAGGTGTCGACCCCATCACCGGCAAGCCGTCGCTGTACTGGCTCGACTACCTAGCGTCGCTGGCCGAGGTTCCCTATGCGGCGCACGGATACGCACA ATACTACTGCCTTTCCATCCTGGAcaagcaccaccaccctgaTATCACGCTCGGCCAGGGCATCAAGATCCTGACCATGTGCACCGACGAGCTGAAGCGCCGATTACCGATTGACTTCAAGGGCATGGTGGTCAAGGCGGTCAAGGCGGACGGGATTGTTGACATAGagtttgacgacgacaaggtgGTGAAGAGCGCCTGA